In one window of Mytilus galloprovincialis chromosome 6, xbMytGall1.hap1.1, whole genome shotgun sequence DNA:
- the LOC143078987 gene encoding uncharacterized protein LOC143078987 has translation MNVGLGTPIKQRECDRDFCLVCGNFAKEARRVETIRKLKGKDYSLKELLKKYGGINVESGTVCRNCSKKVDSLHKKNTDFYNECQKNAGMSKRMASSPHINPPKRINMSTPKSSTQYAAVFSDSEEEEDDISIIGLHLSDEAGRIYYKVITI, from the exons ATGAATGTAGGTCTAGGTACACCTATCAAGCAGAGAGAATGTGATAGAGATTTTTGTTTAGTGTGTGGGAATTTTGCAAAGGAAGCCCGTAGAGTAGAAACCATCCGGAAGTTAAAAGGGAAAGATTACAGTTTAAAGGAGTTATTGAAGAAATATGGTGGTATTAATGTTGAAAGTGGAACAGTATGTAGAAACTGCAGTAAAAAAGTTGACTCTCTTCACAAAAAGAATACTGATTTTTACAATGAATGCCAAAAAAATGCTGGGATGTCAAAACGAATGGCTTCCTCACCACATATAAATCCACCAAAGAGAATaaatatgtcaacaccgaaatcaTCTACTCAATATGCAGCAGTTTTCAGTGACagtgaagaagaagaagatgacATTTCCATCATTGGTTTACATTTATCAGATGAAG CAGGTCGCATTTACTATAAAGTGATCACAATATAG